A genomic segment from Bradyrhizobium sp. CB1015 encodes:
- the flaF gene encoding flagellar biosynthesis regulator FlaF, which yields MSSSAASAYARVATTTASPRDVEAQTLLKAANKLQDAINSADPLSEQTMQALMFNRKLWTIFLSEAMRDTNPQPLDVRQKIANISVFVLSQTAALQLAPKFEHFRPLIEINRNIAAGLSGRS from the coding sequence ATGTCGAGTTCTGCTGCTTCAGCCTATGCGCGTGTCGCCACGACCACTGCGTCTCCTCGTGACGTTGAAGCACAGACTCTGCTCAAGGCGGCCAACAAGCTCCAGGACGCGATCAACAGCGCCGATCCACTCAGCGAGCAAACCATGCAGGCGCTGATGTTCAACCGCAAGCTCTGGACGATTTTCCTGAGCGAAGCGATGCGGGATACCAATCCGCAGCCGCTCGATGTCAGGCAGAAGATCGCGAACATCAGCGTGTTCGTATTAAGCCAGACTGCTGCTCTGCAGCTCGCTCCGAAGTTCGAGCACTTCCGTCCGCTGATCGAGATCAACCGCAACATCGCCGCCGGTCTGTCCGGCAGGTCCTAA
- the flbT gene encoding flagellar biosynthesis repressor FlbT, with amino-acid sequence MALKVELKPHERIIVGNSVITNTDQRARLLIDGENVPILRERDILTPETADTPAKLVYLAVQLMYISPDPQTQHGTYFNLVRDIVTAVPSSWPIIEGINNNILNGDLYRALKEARKLIAYEEKLRNQFEATHPKAATDKDDVSSAA; translated from the coding sequence ATGGCCCTCAAGGTCGAGCTCAAACCGCACGAACGCATCATCGTCGGCAATTCCGTGATCACCAACACGGACCAGCGGGCTCGCCTCCTGATCGATGGCGAGAACGTGCCGATCCTGCGCGAGCGCGACATCCTCACGCCGGAGACCGCCGACACGCCCGCCAAGCTCGTCTATCTGGCGGTCCAGCTCATGTACATCTCCCCGGATCCGCAGACCCAGCACGGCACCTATTTCAACCTGGTGCGGGACATCGTCACGGCGGTGCCGAGCTCCTGGCCGATCATCGAAGGCATCAACAACAACATCCTGAACGGCGACCTCTACCGGGCGCTGAAGGAAGCCCGCAAGCTGATCGCCTACGAGGAGAAGCTGCGCAACCAGTTCGAGGCCACCCATCCCAAGGCGGCAACGGACAAGGACGACGTCAGCTCCGCCGCCTGA
- a CDS encoding DUF1522 domain-containing protein encodes MSGIVLSSSVRQNLLSLQSTADLLATTQSRLSTGKKVNSALDNPTNFFTAQGLDNRAGDINNLLDSIGNGVQVLQSANTGITSLQKLVDSAKSVANQALQTTTGYSAKSNVSATITGATAADLRGTTSFTSATGTSNVIYDGTAGGTTAASLTDTLGGLAGSAVGTAANGTTYVNATTTGAVINAATTAATVLSTANGGALTAGNAFAVNGKTITFTTSGAAAADASGNYTIGIDQTVGNLLATIDLVTGNTTNASSVNGGGALVLNTGLNADIALTDTSAGTLAKLGLAVSNTATRTTAAGAAITAGTKLFSATGALAVSSTASAFADGDTLSVNGKTITFKAQAAPTTAPTGSSLVGNNVVTDGSGNSIIYLGTSTTTTNATVGDVLGAIDLASGVAYNNGGTVTANAGQTLSSIAAGAVTLKSSTGADLSVSGKADALKALGLTTASGSGTAIVSAARTTSAATLGSLVQDGSTLNVNGKVITFKNAPTPAASASHTGISGNVETDGLGNSTVYLQSATVADLLKAVDLASGVQTATLSASGATLTTATGAANSSLSASGTLKLSTGVNSDLTITGTGNALAAFGLNGTTGNATAFTAARDSAAGGVNGKTLTFTSFNGGTAVNVTFGDGNNGTVKTLDQLNASLKANNLNATLDSTGKLTISASNDYASSTLGDAISGGVIGGSLTTALSFSTATAPTVDANAQTTRANLVKQFNDILSQINTTAQDASFNGVNLLGGDTLKLVFNETGKSTLSITGVTFDSAGLGLASLTAGTDFIDNAATNKVLASLNAASSTLRSEASALGSNLSIVQIRQDFNKNLINVLQTGSSNLTLADTNEEAANSQALSTRQSIAVSALSLANQSQQSVLQLLR; translated from the coding sequence ATGTCCGGTATCGTTCTCTCTTCGTCGGTTCGTCAGAACCTGCTCTCCCTCCAGTCCACCGCCGACCTGCTCGCCACCACTCAGTCTCGCCTGTCGACCGGCAAGAAGGTGAACTCGGCGCTCGACAATCCCACCAACTTCTTCACCGCCCAGGGTCTCGACAACCGCGCCGGTGATATCAACAACCTTCTGGACAGCATCGGTAACGGCGTGCAGGTTCTGCAGTCCGCCAACACCGGCATCACCTCGCTGCAGAAGCTGGTCGATTCCGCCAAGTCCGTCGCCAACCAGGCGCTCCAGACCACCACGGGCTATTCGGCCAAGTCGAACGTCTCGGCGACGATCACCGGCGCGACCGCGGCCGATCTGCGCGGCACGACGAGCTTCACCAGCGCCACCGGCACCAGCAACGTGATCTATGACGGCACCGCGGGCGGCACGACTGCCGCCTCGCTCACCGACACGCTCGGTGGTCTCGCCGGCTCGGCCGTCGGCACCGCTGCCAACGGAACGACCTATGTCAACGCTACCACCACTGGCGCTGTCATCAACGCTGCCACCACTGCTGCAACGGTGTTGAGCACGGCCAACGGCGGTGCCTTGACTGCGGGCAATGCGTTCGCCGTGAACGGCAAGACGATTACCTTCACGACGTCCGGCGCCGCTGCTGCGGATGCTAGCGGCAATTACACGATCGGTATCGACCAGACGGTCGGCAACCTGCTTGCGACCATCGACTTGGTCACGGGCAACACGACCAACGCGTCCAGCGTGAACGGTGGCGGTGCACTCGTGCTGAACACCGGTCTGAATGCGGATATTGCCTTGACCGATACGTCGGCCGGCACCCTCGCCAAGCTCGGCCTCGCGGTTTCGAATACTGCCACGCGCACCACCGCTGCGGGCGCTGCCATCACCGCCGGCACGAAGCTGTTTAGTGCCACCGGCGCCCTCGCGGTGTCGAGCACCGCGTCCGCCTTCGCTGACGGGGACACGCTGAGCGTGAATGGCAAGACCATCACGTTCAAGGCGCAGGCGGCTCCGACGACTGCTCCCACCGGCTCGTCGCTGGTCGGCAACAACGTCGTGACCGACGGCTCCGGCAATTCGATCATCTACCTCGGCACCAGCACGACCACGACCAACGCCACGGTTGGTGACGTGCTCGGCGCGATCGACCTGGCCAGCGGCGTTGCCTACAACAATGGCGGCACCGTGACCGCCAACGCCGGCCAGACCCTGTCGAGCATCGCCGCGGGCGCCGTCACGCTCAAGTCGTCGACGGGTGCTGATCTCAGCGTGTCGGGCAAGGCCGACGCGCTGAAGGCCCTCGGTCTGACGACCGCGTCAGGCTCCGGTACGGCGATCGTGAGCGCTGCGCGCACCACGAGCGCCGCCACGCTCGGCTCGCTGGTCCAGGACGGTTCGACGCTGAACGTCAACGGCAAGGTCATCACCTTCAAGAACGCCCCGACACCGGCCGCTTCGGCGAGCCACACCGGCATCTCGGGCAATGTTGAAACCGATGGCCTCGGCAACTCGACGGTCTATCTGCAGTCGGCGACCGTCGCCGACCTGCTGAAGGCCGTGGATCTCGCCAGCGGCGTGCAGACGGCAACCCTGAGTGCGTCGGGAGCCACCCTGACCACGGCGACAGGTGCGGCGAACTCCTCGCTCAGCGCCAGCGGCACGCTCAAGCTCAGCACCGGCGTCAACTCCGACCTGACGATCACCGGCACGGGCAACGCGCTGGCCGCCTTCGGTCTCAACGGCACCACCGGCAACGCCACCGCCTTCACTGCGGCGCGTGACTCGGCTGCCGGCGGCGTCAACGGCAAGACCCTGACCTTCACCTCCTTCAACGGCGGTACGGCGGTCAACGTCACCTTCGGCGACGGCAACAACGGCACGGTCAAGACCCTCGATCAGCTCAATGCTTCGCTGAAAGCCAACAACCTGAATGCGACGCTGGACTCCACCGGCAAGCTGACGATCTCGGCGAGCAACGACTACGCTTCGTCGACCCTCGGAGACGCGATCTCCGGCGGCGTGATCGGCGGCTCTCTGACCACGGCGCTGAGCTTCTCGACGGCGACTGCACCGACCGTCGATGCCAACGCGCAGACCACCCGCGCCAACCTGGTGAAGCAGTTCAACGACATCCTGTCGCAGATCAACACGACTGCCCAGGACGCTTCGTTCAACGGCGTCAACCTGCTCGGTGGCGACACCCTGAAGCTGGTGTTCAACGAGACCGGCAAGTCGACCCTGAGCATCACCGGCGTGACCTTCGATTCGGCGGGCCTCGGCCTGGCGAGCCTCACCGCGGGCACTGACTTCATCGACAACGCGGCGACCAACAAGGTCCTGGCCAGCCTCAACGCTGCCTCGAGCACCCTGCGGTCCGAAGCCTCGGCACTCGGTTCGAACCTGTCGATCGTGCAGATCCGTCAGGACTTCAACAAGAACCTGATCAACGTGCTGCAGACCGGCTCGTCCAACCTGACGCTGGCCGACACCAACGAGGAAGCGGCCAACAGCCAGGCGCTGTCGACCCGCCAGTCGATTGCGGTGTCCGCGCTGTCGCTGGCCAACCAGTCGCAGCAGAGCGTGCTGCAGCTGCTCCGCTAA
- a CDS encoding DUF1522 domain-containing protein, protein MSNIVLSASVRQNLLSLQSTADLLATTQQRLATGKKVNTALDNPTNFFTAQGLDNRASDISNLLDGINNGVQVLQAANTGITSLQKLIDSAKSIANQALQTTVGYSTKSNVSTTIPGATPADLRGTTSYTSAIASSNVLYNGTVGGTTAATLTTTLGGTAGTLTGAAATGTTYVNASTTGAVINAATTAATVLSTANGGALTAGNAFAVNGKTITFTASGAAAADASGNYTIGIDQTVGNLLSTIDSITGNTTNPSSVNGGGALVLNTGLNADIALTDTSAGTLAKLGLTTSNTATRTTAPIAAGSISGTTTLFGATGSLATSSPYADGDTFTVNGKTITFKTSALPASLPAGSSQVGSHVVTDGSGNSTIYLGASTTSTAVTVNDVLGAIDLASGVAYNNGGTVTANPGQTLSSIAAGVTTLKSSTGSDLSLSGKADLLKSFGLTSSSGGGTVSITAPRVTGPTSLASLVQSGSTLNVDGKVITFKDAPTPTAASVGSTLGVSGNVVTDGNGNSTVYLQQGTVADVLKAIDFATGVQTFTLNGNGSGTLATAAGQTNSTIAPSGALKISTGINADLAITSTGNALPVLGLAGNTGTASAFTASRNSGVGGISGKTLTFTSFNGGTPVSVTFGDGTNGTVKTLNQLNVALQANHMTATIDANGVLTVTTVNEFASSTLGSLAAGGAIGGTITGTLTFSTAQPPVEDPVAQTARANLVNQFNNILQQIDTTSQDASFNGVNLLNGDTLKLVFNETGSSTLGINGVVFNAAGLGLSSLVSGTDFIDNGATNRVLTSLNAASSTLRSQASALGSNLSIVQVRQDFSKNLINVLQTGSSNLTLADTNEEAANSQALSTRQSIAVSALSLANQSQQSVLQLLR, encoded by the coding sequence ATGTCCAACATCGTTCTTTCGGCCTCGGTTCGTCAGAACCTGTTGTCCCTGCAATCGACGGCCGATCTCCTGGCCACGACACAGCAGCGTCTGGCGACCGGCAAGAAGGTCAATACGGCCCTCGACAACCCCACGAACTTCTTCACTGCGCAGGGCCTGGACAACCGCGCCAGCGACATCAGCAACCTGCTCGATGGCATCAATAACGGCGTCCAGGTGCTCCAGGCGGCCAATACCGGCATCACCTCGCTGCAGAAGCTGATCGACAGCGCCAAGTCGATCGCCAACCAGGCACTCCAGACCACCGTCGGGTACTCGACCAAGTCGAACGTCTCGACCACGATCCCCGGTGCGACGCCCGCCGACCTGCGCGGCACGACCAGCTACACGAGCGCAATTGCCTCCAGCAACGTGCTGTACAACGGCACGGTCGGCGGCACGACTGCGGCTACCCTCACGACCACGCTCGGCGGCACCGCCGGCACCCTCACTGGCGCCGCGGCGACGGGCACGACCTACGTCAACGCTTCCACCACTGGCGCCGTCATCAACGCTGCCACCACTGCTGCAACGGTGTTGAGCACGGCCAACGGCGGTGCCTTGACTGCGGGCAATGCGTTTGCCGTGAACGGCAAGACGATTACCTTCACGGCATCCGGCGCCGCTGCTGCGGATGCCAGCGGTAATTACACGATCGGTATCGACCAGACGGTCGGCAACCTGCTTTCAACCATCGATTCGATCACCGGCAACACGACCAACCCATCCAGCGTGAACGGTGGTGGTGCACTTGTCCTGAACACCGGTCTGAATGCGGATATTGCCTTGACCGATACGTCGGCCGGCACCCTCGCAAAGCTTGGCTTGACGACTTCGAACACTGCCACGCGCACCACGGCGCCGATTGCCGCCGGCAGCATCAGCGGAACAACCACGTTGTTCGGCGCGACTGGTTCCTTGGCCACGTCCTCGCCCTATGCCGATGGCGATACGTTCACCGTGAACGGCAAGACCATCACGTTCAAGACGTCGGCCCTTCCGGCCAGCCTTCCCGCGGGCTCATCGCAGGTCGGCAGCCACGTCGTCACCGACGGCTCGGGCAATTCGACCATCTATCTCGGCGCCAGCACGACCTCGACCGCCGTCACCGTCAACGACGTGCTCGGCGCGATCGACCTCGCCAGCGGCGTTGCCTACAACAACGGCGGCACCGTCACGGCCAATCCCGGCCAGACCCTGTCGAGCATCGCGGCGGGCGTCACCACGCTCAAGTCGTCGACGGGCTCCGACCTCAGCCTGTCCGGCAAGGCCGACCTGCTCAAGAGCTTCGGTCTGACCTCCTCGAGCGGCGGCGGCACTGTCAGCATCACCGCTCCTCGCGTCACCGGGCCGACCAGCCTCGCCTCGCTCGTGCAGTCGGGCTCGACGCTGAATGTCGACGGCAAGGTCATCACCTTCAAGGATGCGCCGACGCCCACCGCCGCCTCGGTCGGGTCCACGCTCGGCGTTTCCGGCAACGTTGTCACCGACGGCAACGGCAACTCCACCGTCTACCTGCAGCAGGGAACCGTGGCCGACGTCCTCAAGGCGATCGACTTCGCGACCGGCGTGCAGACCTTCACCCTCAACGGCAATGGCAGCGGCACGCTCGCGACCGCGGCCGGCCAGACCAACTCCACCATCGCACCGAGCGGCGCGCTCAAGATCTCGACCGGCATCAACGCCGACCTCGCGATCACCAGCACCGGGAATGCGCTGCCGGTTCTGGGCCTCGCCGGCAACACCGGCACGGCCTCGGCCTTCACCGCTTCCCGCAATTCGGGCGTCGGGGGCATCAGCGGCAAGACCCTGACCTTCACCTCGTTCAACGGCGGCACGCCCGTGAGCGTGACTTTCGGCGACGGCACCAACGGCACGGTCAAGACGCTGAACCAGCTGAACGTCGCGCTGCAGGCCAACCACATGACGGCGACGATCGACGCCAACGGCGTGCTCACGGTCACGACCGTGAACGAATTTGCCTCCTCGACGCTGGGCTCTCTGGCTGCAGGCGGCGCGATCGGTGGCACCATCACCGGCACGTTGACGTTCTCGACGGCTCAGCCGCCGGTCGAGGATCCGGTTGCACAGACGGCGCGCGCGAACCTCGTCAACCAGTTCAACAACATTCTGCAGCAGATCGACACGACCTCGCAGGACGCGTCCTTCAACGGCGTCAACCTGCTCAACGGCGACACGCTGAAGCTCGTCTTCAACGAGACCGGCAGCTCGACGCTTGGCATCAATGGCGTTGTGTTCAACGCCGCAGGCCTCGGCCTCAGCAGCCTTGTCAGCGGCACCGACTTCATCGACAACGGTGCCACCAATCGGGTGCTGACGAGCCTCAACGCCGCATCCAGCACGCTGCGCTCGCAGGCCTCCGCGCTCGGTTCGAACCTGTCGATCGTGCAGGTGCGACAGGACTTCTCCAAGAACCTGATCAACGTGCTGCAGACCGGCTCGTCCAACCTGACGCTGGCCGACACCAACGAGGAAGCGGCCAACAGCCAGGCGCTGTCGACGCGCCAGTCGATCGCCGTCTCCGCGCTGTCGCTGGCCAACCAGTCGCAGCAGAGCGTGCTGCAGCTGCTCCGATAA